One segment of Cutaneotrichosporon cavernicola HIS019 DNA, chromosome: 4 DNA contains the following:
- a CDS encoding uncharacterized protein (Rab-GTPase-TBC domain), translated as MQDYIELLTAEQHVQLDKLRESARNGVPPRVRGEVWMYLLGVMSSDKTSEMTLLKALRTAYQELPADLPSDLASMILQTALAHHTRRFENPTYESLISTLTSEPAAGGMPGWGIGLSVPGAVRRPAASPNLMAGNNAAPPPLSLDDGTMAFRAKSSGTLLVPAPTAPPSRHTYLTMLEEVLGKYWHGVECKPTAAEAEDEIEDLDGDAAARPRVRWPKGVGPQPADWVYLVTPFVCCLSRPIAIYYAFAKLAEKLKTFPPLPSRLGTMLGLFRVAIPELHAYFEDEQVPMTTVAMSWMTTLLAREMWLGDVLRLWDSYFAAEDMFALHCYVCVAVLLTCKETLEELDGSEAKLMLLDLPPLDVDRDAANLKVQFTLPGPVDLEYE; from the exons ATGCAGGACTACATAGAACTCCTCACAGCCGAGCAGCacgtccagctcgacaagctccgcgagagcgcgcgcaACGGCGTCCCGCCACGTGTGCGCGGG GAAGTGTGGATGTACCTTCTCGGCGTCATGTCGTCGGACAAGACGTCCGAGATGACCCTGCTCAAGGCGTTGCGTACTGCGTACCAGGAGTTACCCGCCGACCTTCCCTCGGACTTGGCGAGCATGATCCTCCAGACGGCGTTAGCGCACCACACGCGCCGCTTCGAGAACCCCACTTACGAGAGTTTAATTTCCACGCTCACCAGTGAACCTGCCGCCGGAGGAATGCCAGGATGGGGCATAGGCCTCTCGGTGCCCGGCGCCGTGCGCAGGCCAGCCGCCAGCCCCAACCTCATGGCAGGGAACAACGctgcccctcctccactaTCCCTTGATGACGGGACAATGGCTTTCCGTGCCAAGAGCTCGGGTACATTACTCGTCCCTGCGCCAACCGCCCCGCCATCACGACACACGTACCTCACCATgcttgaggaggtgctGGGCAAGTACTGGCACGGGGTGGAGTGTAAGCCGACAGCtgctgaggccgaggacgagattgAGGACCTGGACGGTGATGCCGCGGCCAGGCCTCGTGTGCGCTGGCCCAAGGGCGTGGGCCCGCAGCCGGCCGACTGGGTCTACCTCGTCACGCCGTTCGTGTGCTGCCTCTCAAGGCCCATAGCGATTTACTACGCGTTCGCGAAACTAGCAGAGAAGCTCA aaaccttccctccactTCCTTCCCGCCTCGGCACCATGCTCGGCCTCTTCAGAGTCGCCATCCCTGAACTGCACGCCTACTTTGAGGACGAGCAGGTGCCGATGACAACAGTCGCCATGAGCTGGATGACGACGCTCcttgcgcgcgagatgTGGCTGGGCGATGTTCTTCGCCTGTGGGACTCGTACTttgcggccgaggacatgTTCGCCCTTCACTGTTATGTGTGTGTCGCGGTGTTGTTGACGTGTAAGGA AACACTCGAGGAGTTAGACGGGTCCGAAGCCAAACTcatgctcctcgacctcccgCCATTGGATGTGGACCGC GATGCCGCAAACCTCAAAGTGCAGTTTACGTTGCCTGGACCCGTGGATCTCGAGTACGAGTAG